Proteins encoded together in one Coffea arabica cultivar ET-39 chromosome 2c, Coffea Arabica ET-39 HiFi, whole genome shotgun sequence window:
- the LOC140035586 gene encoding uncharacterized protein: MNKLCEKFHFKQYNSSMYYAPANGLAEAFNKTLYNLLKKVVNKSRRDWHLRIGEALWAYRTTFRTPTQATPYALVYGVEAVLPLECQIPSLRIAIQEGFSGEDNVRLRLEELEALDGKKLETQQRIECYQARLSKAFNKHVRPRSFQIGDLVLAVRRPIILTHGGQKKFTSKWDGPYVVREVYTNGSYKLVAEDGLRVGPINGKYLKRYYA; this comes from the coding sequence ATGAACAAACTTTGCGAGaagtttcatttcaaacaatACAATTCGTCCATGTACTACGCTCCTGCAAATGGACTCGCTGAAGCATTCAACAAGACATTATATAATCTGTTAAAGAAAGTCGTGAATAAATCGAGAAGGGATTGGCATCTTCGAATTGGAGAAGCACTTTGGGCATACCGGACTACTTTTCGAACTCCCACGCAAGCGACCCCATACGCACTTGTTTATGGTGTTGAAGCTGTTCTTCCACTTGAGTGTCAAATACCTTCGCTAAGAATTGCGATTCAAGAAGGGTTCAGTGGAGAAGATAATGTCCGTCTTCGCCTTGAGGAGTTAGAAGCACTCGACGGAAAGAAATTGGAAACCCAGCAACGGATTGAATGTTATCAAGCCCGCCTTTCAAAAGCATTTAATAAACATGTCCGGCCACGCTCTTTCCAGATTGGAGATTTAGTACTCGCCGTTCGGAGGCCGATCATTCTCACTCATGGCGGTCAAAAAAAGTTTACTTCTAAGTGGGATGGGCCCTATGTTGTTCGAGAAGTGTATACAAATGGCTCATACAAGTTGGTTGCTGAAGACGGGTTAAGGGTTGGCCCCATCAATGGCAAGTATCTAAAAAGATACTATGCGTAA
- the LOC113724200 gene encoding uncharacterized protein: MNPLKCAFGVTSGKFLGFIVHQRGIEVDRSKIDVIVNMPEPRNIHELKSLQGKLAYIRRFISNLAGRCQPFSRLMKKGVPFEWDESCRNVFTSIKAYLMNPPVLAAPISGKPLILYISAQERSVGALLAQENDEGKENALYYLSRMMTSNELNYAPIEKLCLALIFIIQKLKHYFHAHTIRLISKSNPIKYVMAKPAVKEQILTDFLADHPLPAEWELTDELPDEEVFMVELPRSMYFDRAAHRDGAGAGVVFYTPEADILPYSFTLTRRCSNNVAEYQALIFGLETAVDMKQLHLRVYGDSKLVVNQLLSVYDVKKPELIPYYKYARQLMGYLGNVTIEHIPKNFNQQADSLARVASMITLPSHRNQISICQNWVIPPMFDEGNDSEEENTYHIFVHEIEKEDWRHLITDYLNHGKLPEDPKKRVDIRRRAPRFIYYKGTLYRRSFDGVFLRCLGEDEAMQAMEEAHSGICGAHQSGPKLHFRIKRMGYYWPTMVKDCIDFARRCQACQFHGSFIHQPPEPLHPTVASWPFDAWGLDIV, from the exons ATGAATCCTTTGAAGTGCGCATTCGGAGTCACTTCTGGCAAATTTCTCGGTTTCATCGTTCATCAACGGGGAATAGAAGTCGATCGATCTAAAATTGATGTCATTGTGAACATGCCTGAACCGCGAAATATTCATGAATTGAAGAGCCTTCAAGGGAAGTTGGCATATATCCGGAGGTTTATCTCTAATTTGGCCGGGCGATGCCAACCCTTTAGTAGATTGATGAAGAAAGGGGTACCCTTCGAGTGGGATGAATCGTGTAGGAATGTTTTTACAAGTATCAAGGCGTATCTCATGAATCCCCCAGTGCTGGCTGCGCCCATTTCCGGAAAACCATTGATTCTCTATATTTCCGCTCAAGAACGGTCGGTTGGGGCCTTACTTGCTCAAGAAAACGATGAAGGTAAGGAGAATGCACTGTATTACTTGAGCCGGATGATGACATCTAATGAGTTGAACTACGCACCCATCGAGAAGTTGTGTTTGGCACTTATATTTATCATTCAGAAGTTGAAGCATTATTTTCATGCACATACTATTCGTCTCATATCTAAGTCCAATCCCATTAAATATGTCATGGCAAAACCT GCTGTCAAAGAACAAATATTGACAGACTTTTTAGCCGATCATCCCCTACCTGCCGAGTGGGAGTTGACTGATGAACTTCCCGATGAAGAAGTGTTTATGGTCGAATTGCCGCGGTCAATGTATTTCGATAGAGCTGCCCACCGTGATGGAGCTGGTGCGGGAGTTGTCTTTTATACTCCTGAAGCAGATATATTGCCATACTCTTTCACTTTAACACGCCGGTGTTCCAACAATGTGGCTGAATATCAGGCGTTGATTTTCGGTCTTGAAACGGCTGTAGACATGAAGCAGTTGCATCTTAGAGTCTACGGTGATTCAAAATTGGTGGTAAATCAACTCCTTAGTGTTTATGATGTCAAGAAACCTGAATTGATCCCATATTACAAGTATGCAAGGCAACTCATGGGATATTTAGGTAATGTCACTATAGAACACATCCCTAAAAATTTCAACCAACAAGCTGATTCTTTGGCAAGGGTGGCGTCCATGATCACTCTACCTTCTCATCGAAATCAGATTTCAATATGTCAAAATTGGGTCATACCTCCGATGTTTGATGAAGGTAATGATAGTGAAGAAGAAAATacttatcatatttttgtccaTGAGATCGAAAAGGAGGATTGGCGTCACCTCATCACTGATTATCTTAATCATGGAAAGTTACCAGAAGATCCTAAGAAAAGGGTTGATATACGTCGTCGAGCACCACGTTTCATTTACTACAAAGGGACGCTTTACCGAAGGTCATTCGATGGGGTGTTTCTACGATgtcttggagaagatgaggccaTGCAAGCAATGGAGGAGGCTCACTCTGGGATATGCGGTGCTCACCAGTCTGGCCCGAAATTACACTTTCGTATTAAAAGAATGGGATACTACTGGCCAACAATGGTAAAGGATTGCATTGACTTTGCTAGAAGATGTCAAGCATGTCAATTTCATGGCAGTTTCATCCATCAGCCCCCTGAACCATTGCACCCAACTGTGGCTTCTTGGCCGTTCGATGCTTGGGGTTTGGATATAGTTTGA